One window from the genome of Magnolia sinica isolate HGM2019 chromosome 4, MsV1, whole genome shotgun sequence encodes:
- the LOC131242124 gene encoding cullin-3A-like: MSTQKKRNFKIEAFKHRVELDPKYAEKTWKILEHAIHEIYNHNASGLSFEELYRNAYNMVLHKYGEKLYSGLVNTMTWHLKEISKSIEAAQGGLFLEELNKKWGDHNKALQMIRDILMYMDRTFVPSSHKTPVHDLGLNLWRDNIIHSTEIQTRLLNTLLELVYKERTGEVINRGLMRNIIKMLMDLGSTVYQEDFEKPFLEASANFYRSESQQFIVHCDCGEYLKKAERRLNEEMERVTHYLDARSEAKITNVVEKEMIAEHMQRLVHMENSGLVSMLVDDKYDDLGRMYNLFRRVPDGLSTIRDVMTSHLRETGKQLVTDPERLKDPVDFVQRLLDEKDKHDKIINLAFNNDKTFQNALNSSFEYFINLNPRSPEFISLFVDDKLRKGLKGVSEEEVEIILDKVMMLFRYLQEKDVFEKYYKQHLAKRLLSGKSVSDDAERSLIVKLKTECGYQFTSKLEGMFTDMKTSQDTMQGFYASQSAEMGEGPTLAVQVLTTGSWPTQASTTCNLPAEILGLCERFRTYYLGTHTGRRLSWQTNMGTADLKATFGKGQKHELNVSTYQMCILMLFNSADRLGYKEIEQATEIPASDLKRCLQSLACVKGKNVLRKEPMSKDIGEDDAFFFNDKFTSKFYKVKIGTVVAQKESEPEKQETRQRVEEDRKPQIEAAIVRIMKSRKVLDHNNIVAEVTKQLQSRFLPNPVVIKKRIESLIEREFLERDKIDRKLYRYLA, from the exons ATGAGTACTCAGAAGAAGAGGAATTTCAAGATAGAGGCGTTTAAGCATCGGGTGGAGTTGGACCCAAAATATGCAGAGAAGACATGGAAGATTTTGGAGCACGCGATCCATGAGATTTACAATCACAACGCCAGCGGGCTTAGCTTTGAGGAGCTCTATAG AAATGCTTACAATATGGTGCTTCACAAATATGGAGAGAAGCTTTATTCGGGGCTCGTGAACACAATGACATGGCATCTGAAAGAAATATCGAAATCGATAGAAGCTGCACAGGGAGGCTTGTTTCTAGAGGAGCTGAACAAGAAATGGGGCGATCACAACAAGGCTTTGCAGATGATCCGGGACATATTGATGTACATGGATAGGACCTTCGTTCCCAGTTCACATAAGACTCCTGTTCATGACCTTGGACTGAATCTATGGAGGGATAATATTATCCATTCCACTGAAATCCAGACAAGGTTACTGAATACACTCCTTGAGCTTGTGTACAAAGAGCGGACAGGTGAAGTTATAAATCGTGGCCTAATGAGGAATATAATAAAGATGCTGATGGATTTAGGATCTACTGTTTACCAAGAAGACTTCGAGAAACCTTTTCTGGAGGCCTCAGCCAATTTCTACAGGTCTGAGTCTCAGCAATTCATTGTGCACTGCGATTGTGGTGAATACCTGAAGAAAGCCGAGAGGCGGCTTAATGAGGAAATGGAGAGAGTTACCCACTACTTGGATGCCAGAAGCGAAGCAAAAATAACTAATGTGGTGGAGAAGGAGATGATTGCCGAACACATGCAGAGATTAGTCCACATGGAGAACTCTGGCCTGGTGAGTATGCTTGTAGACGACAAATACGATGACCTGGGAAGAATGTATAATTTGTTCCGTCGGGTCCCAGATGGACTCTCGACGATAAGAGATGTTATGACTTCTCATCTTCGAGAGACTGGGAAGCAGTTAGTTACAGATCCAGAGAGATTAAAGGACCCTGTGGACTTTGTTCAGCGGCTTCTGGATGAAAAGGATAAACATGATAAGATCATCAACTTGGCATTTAACAATGACAAGACCTTCCAAAATGCACTCAATTCATCGTTCGAGTACTTCATCAACTTGAATCCCAGGTCTCCCGAGTTCATTTCATTATTCGTTGACGATAAGCTCCGTAAGGGCCTGAAAGGGGTCAGCGAAGAGGAAGTGGAAATCATCCTTGACAAGGTGATGATGCTGTTCCGTTACCTGCAAGAAAAGGATGTGTTTGAGAAATACTATAAGCAGCATCTTGCCAAACGACTTCTTTCGGGCAAATCGGTTTCAGACGATGCAGAGAGGAGCCTGATAGTTAAGCTCAAAACGGAATGTGGATACCAATTTACGTCAAAATTAGAAGGCATGTTTACAGACATGAAAACCTCTCAAGATACGATGCAGGGGTTCTATGCAAGTCAGTCTGCTGAGATGGGGGAAGGCCCTACTCTAGCTGTCCAAGTTCTCACGACAGGATCCTGGCCTACACAAGCCAGCACAACTTGTAACCTGCCTGCCGAAATTCTTGGCTTGTGTGAAAGGTTCCGAACATACTATCTTGGGACTCACACCGGGCGGAGGTTGTCTTGGCAGACAAACATGGGCACAGCAGATTTGAAAGCAACCTTTGGGAAGGGTCAGAAGCACGAGCTGAATGTGTCCACATATCAGATGTGCATCCTCATGCTTTTTAATTCGGCAGATCGCTTGGGCTACAAAGAGATTGAACAGGCGACAGAAATACCGGCCTCGGATTTGAAGAGGTGCCTACAATCCCTTGCTTGCGTCAAGGGAAAGAATGTCCTTCGGAAGGAGCCTATGAGCAAGGACATTGGCGAGGATGATGCATTCTTCTTCAACGACAAGTTCACGAGCAAATTTTACAAGGTGAAGATAGGCACAGTTGTTGCGCAGAAGGAGTCAGAGCCAGAGAAGCAGGAAACACGCCAGAGGGTGGAAGAAGACAGGAAGCCTCAGATCGAGGCCGCCATCGTGAGGATTATGAAATCTAGGAAGGTGTTGGATCACAACAACATTGTGGCTGAGGTCACTAAGCAACTGCAGTCACGTTTTCTGCCGAACCCTGTCGTAATAAAGAAACGGATCGAGTCTCTCATCGAGCGGGAGTTTCTGGAAAGGGACAAAATAGACAGGAAATTGTATCGGTACCTTGCCTGA
- the LOC131242123 gene encoding V-type proton ATPase subunit D: MSGQSQRLTVVPTVTMLGVMKARLVGATRGHALLKKKSDALTVQFRQILKKIVSTKETMGDIMKTSSFALTEAKYVAGENIKHIVLENVHSASLKVRSRQENVAGVKLPKFEYFHDGETKNDLTGLARGGQQIQLCRTAYVKAIEVLVELASLQTSFLTLDEAIKTTNRRVNALENVVKPRLENTISYIKAELDELEREDFFRLKKIQGYKKRELERQLAAAKDFAEEQVAEKVSLNRGISINAAHNFLSGTAEKDEDIIF; the protein is encoded by the coding sequence ATGTCCGGCCAAAGTCAGCGTCTGACTGTCGTTCCCACCGTCACTATGCTTGGCGTCATGAAAGCCCGCCTTGTTGGTGCCACTCGCGGCCATGCCCTCCTCAAGAAGAAGAGCGATGCTCTTACAGTTCAATTCCGTCAAATCCTTAAGAAAATTGTCTCCACAAAGGAAACCATGGGTGACATCATGAAGACCTCTTCTTTTGCACTCACTGAAGCTAAATATGTTGCTGGTGAGAACATCAAGCACATTGTCCTCGAGAATGTCCATTCAGCATCTTTAAAAGTCCGGTCCCGCCAAGAGAATGTTGCCGGCGTCAAACTCCCGAAATTCGAGTACTTCCATGATGGGGAGACCAAGAATGATCTCACTGGCCTGGCCCGTGGTGGCCAGCAGATTCAGCTTTGCCGCACTGCTTATGTTAAAGCAATAGAAGTTCTTGTCGAGCTAGCTTCACTTCAGACATCATTTCTGACGCTTGACGAGGCAATTAAGACCACGAATCGGAGGGTGAATGCTCTGGAGAATGTTGTGAAGCCGAGGCTGGAAAATACTATCAGTTATATCAAAGCGGAATTGGATGAGCTCGAGAGGGAGGATTTCTTCAGGTTGAAGAAGATACAGGGGTACAAGAAGAGGGAGCTTGAGAGGCAGCTTGCAGCAGCAAAGGACTTTGCAGAGGAGCAGGTTGCAGAGAAAGTCTCATTGAACAGGGGGATTTCGATTAATGCTGCGCACAACTTCTTGTCTGGGACGGCAGAGAAGGACGAGGATATCATTTTCTGA
- the LOC131241978 gene encoding uncharacterized protein LOC131241978, with translation MWKANDAKWLTVDVVGSSGGILITWKSSKWDLVSSSSGTFLMSMIIQDKSSSSQYLLSVIYGPISQSLRASLWDELSQVRRSFSGPWCVVGDFNITRYPEDHSRRRRPSSAMARFSNWIQQEELIDLPLLGARFTWTNGRASPIQSRLDRLLVSPEWLEAFLTIKKITLPRTTSDHYPILLTVEDENWGPKPFRFNSSWLHLEGLHQKIVEWWKSFQVKGFAGHKLLYRLKLLKEKLKEWRREETQNREAKIEALMSELQKIDRVSKEVPMSK, from the coding sequence ATGTGGAAAGCTAATGATGCGAAATGGCTAACTGTTGATGTGGTCGGAAGCTCGGGTGGGATTCTTATCACCTGGAAATCTTCTAAATGGGACCTTGTCTCCTCTTCTTCAGGCACCTTCTTGATGTCTATGATTATTCAAGATAAGTCTTCCTCCTCTCAGTATCTCCTTTCAgttatttatgggcctatcagtcaGTCTCTAAGGGCTAGTTTATGGGATGAGCTTTCACAGGTTAGACGGTCATTCTCTGGACCGTGGTGTGTGGTTGGCGATTTTAATATTACGCGTTATCCAGAGGATCACTCCAGACGCAGAAGACCCTCCTCCGCCATGGCTCGCTTTTCTAACTGGATCCAGCAAGAGGAGCTTATTGACTTGCCTCTCTTGGGTGCGAGATTCACTTGGACCAATGGTCGGGCCTCTCCTATCCAATCTCGTTTGGATAGATTACTTGTCTCAcctgaatggcttgaagctttccTGACCATTAAGAAAATCACCTTACCGCGAACCACTTCTGATCACTACCCGATTCTGCTGACTGTGGAAGATGAAAACTGGGGCCCAAAACCTTTTAGGTTCAATTCTTCTTGGCTCCATTTAGAGGGTCTCCATCAGAAAATCGTAGAATGGTGGAAGTCCTTCCAGGTGAAAGGATTTGCTGGCCATAAGTTACTCTATAGACTCAAACTTCTCAAGGAGAAGCTGAAGGAATGGCGAAGGGAGGAAACTCAGAATCGTGAGGCAAAGATTGAAGCTCTTATGTCTGAGTTACAAAAAATTGATCGCGTCTCTAAAGAAGTTCCGATGTCTAAATAG